The following coding sequences lie in one Deltaproteobacteria bacterium genomic window:
- a CDS encoding glutathione S-transferase N-terminal domain-containing protein: protein MTPKLWSLPYSPWSEKAKWALEWSGVAYRRMRYQPIVDELALRWRLRRPTGVVSVPVLQHDGGVLADSFDIARWAAAQDGGDHRCIDDETLATVTAANLASERGLAAGRTLSLTRLLEHPQGLRDMTPPILARRVPGLAQRLATAGIRRTLAKYAAQVEGSPRHTLERELEQLRADLAAGHRTDGVAHLLPRFGYADIARAQVLAFVRPPTTHLRMTPATRETFVDDELSRRFDDLLQWRDALYARFRERPDRSPPR, encoded by the coding sequence ATGACACCGAAGCTGTGGAGCTTGCCGTACTCGCCGTGGTCCGAGAAGGCGAAGTGGGCGCTCGAGTGGAGTGGGGTCGCGTACCGGCGCATGCGCTACCAGCCGATCGTCGACGAGCTCGCACTGCGCTGGCGGCTGCGCCGACCCACCGGTGTCGTGAGCGTACCGGTGCTGCAGCACGACGGTGGCGTGCTGGCGGATTCCTTCGACATCGCGCGCTGGGCCGCCGCGCAGGACGGCGGTGATCACCGCTGCATCGACGACGAGACCCTCGCGACGGTCACGGCCGCGAACCTCGCGTCGGAGCGCGGGCTCGCGGCCGGCCGCACGCTCTCGCTGACGCGCCTGCTCGAGCATCCCCAGGGCCTGCGCGACATGACCCCGCCGATCCTCGCGCGACGGGTCCCGGGCCTCGCGCAACGGCTCGCCACGGCCGGCATCCGTCGCACGCTGGCGAAGTACGCCGCGCAGGTCGAGGGCTCACCGCGTCACACGCTCGAGCGCGAGCTCGAGCAGCTGCGCGCCGATCTGGCCGCTGGCCACCGCACCGACGGCGTCGCGCACCTCTTGCCTCGCTTCGGCTACGCCGACATCGCGAGGGCGCAGGTCCTCGCGTTCGTGCGGCCGCCCACGACCCACCTGCGGATGACGCCCGCGACCCGCGAGACCTTCGTGGACGACGAACTCTCGCGGCGCTTCGACGATCTGTTGCAGTGGCGCGACGCGCTCTACGCCCGCTTCCGCGAGCGTCCCGACCGCTCGCCCCCGCGGTGA
- a CDS encoding DUF692 domain-containing protein, producing the protein MIVPPTGVGLGLRAAFIERIERGEADGRVAFLEVAPENYMHRGGKAPRRLAAIAERIPVISHGLMMSLGSTDPFDDAYFTDLRDFLARIDAPWHSDHLCWSGVDGALLHDLLPVPFTTASATRIASRVREAQDRLGRTMAVENVSWYLQLGAPQKDEPEFVTEVLERADCQLMLDVNNVFVNSANHGFDPYDWLRKVPLDRVIQLHIAGHDRWEDDLIVDTHGNTVRPEVYDLLAWVIERTGPKPVVLERDSDIPPLPTLLDEVARIDEVYQAAVGRWRATSPQEVARHGS; encoded by the coding sequence ATGATCGTCCCACCCACCGGCGTCGGACTCGGCCTTCGAGCCGCGTTCATCGAGCGCATCGAACGCGGCGAGGCCGACGGGCGCGTGGCCTTCCTCGAGGTCGCGCCCGAGAACTACATGCACCGCGGTGGCAAGGCACCGCGACGACTCGCCGCGATCGCCGAGCGCATCCCGGTGATCTCGCACGGCCTCATGATGTCGCTGGGCAGCACCGACCCCTTCGACGACGCGTACTTCACCGACCTGCGCGACTTCCTCGCGCGCATCGATGCACCGTGGCACTCCGATCACCTGTGCTGGAGCGGCGTCGACGGTGCGTTGCTGCACGACCTGCTGCCGGTGCCGTTCACGACCGCGTCGGCGACTCGAATCGCGAGCCGCGTCCGCGAGGCCCAGGATCGCCTCGGCCGCACGATGGCCGTCGAGAACGTCAGCTGGTACCTGCAGCTGGGCGCGCCACAGAAGGACGAGCCCGAGTTCGTGACCGAGGTGCTCGAACGCGCCGACTGCCAGCTGATGCTCGACGTCAACAACGTGTTCGTGAACTCGGCCAACCACGGTTTCGATCCCTACGACTGGCTGCGCAAGGTGCCGCTCGATCGAGTGATCCAGCTGCACATCGCGGGGCACGATCGCTGGGAGGACGACCTCATCGTCGACACCCACGGCAACACCGTGCGCCCCGAGGTCTACGACCTGCTGGCGTGGGTCATCGAGCGCACGGGGCCCAAGCCGGTCGTGCTCGAGCGGGACTCCGACATCCCGCCGCTGCCGACGCTGCTCGACGAGGTCGCGCGCATCGACGAGGTCTACCAGGCCGCGGTCGGCCGCTGGCGCGCCACTTCACCGCAGGAGGTCGCGCGCCATGGCAGCTGA
- a CDS encoding VOC family protein produces the protein MSTHEPPRSGDATETSNPAAPTATSASAGTSAPARPFRVLGLQQVAIGSTDKQALRSLWIDLLGVPAHGHFRSERENVDEDILSLGGVELDLMTPIDASAAPKVHEPALNHIGLWVDDLRAAVAWLGERGVRFTPGGIRRGAAGHEVCFIHPKGNPDAPQGGCGVLIELVQAPAEMAGAAV, from the coding sequence ATGAGCACCCACGAACCCCCGCGCAGCGGCGACGCCACCGAAACCTCGAACCCGGCCGCACCGACCGCCACCTCCGCGAGCGCGGGGACGTCGGCGCCCGCACGGCCCTTTCGCGTGCTGGGACTGCAGCAGGTCGCGATCGGCTCGACCGACAAGCAGGCGCTGCGCTCGCTGTGGATCGACCTGCTCGGTGTGCCGGCCCACGGTCACTTCCGCAGCGAGCGCGAGAACGTCGACGAGGACATCCTCTCGCTCGGCGGTGTCGAGCTCGATCTGATGACACCGATCGACGCGAGCGCAGCGCCCAAGGTGCACGAGCCCGCGCTCAACCACATCGGGCTGTGGGTCGACGATCTCCGGGCCGCGGTCGCGTGGCTCGGCGAGCGCGGCGTGCGCTTCACCCCGGGGGGCATCCGCCGCGGCGCGGCCGGGCACGAGGTCTGCTTCATCCATCCCAAGGGCAACCCAGACGCGCCGCAGGGCGGCTGCGGCGTGCTCATCGAGCTGGTCCAGGCGCCTGCAGAGATGGCGGGCGCGGCGGTTTGA
- a CDS encoding tRNA-(ms[2]io[6]A)-hydroxylase, which yields MVSCAAAMLHLRRRTEPAWGDAAIAQLDEILLDHAHCEKKAAATAIGLVFRYPEHAALAVPLARLAREELEHFERVVELVEARGGRFGRAAPAPYAPQLLAAVRTREPERALDTLLCCALIEARSCDRMQVLHAALERARTRGDARIDMAVVDLYGDLLACEARHHGAYVELARTIVDDRAMVDARLLELADHEAEVIAAAPVLPRLHAAMA from the coding sequence CTGGTAAGCTGCGCCGCCGCCATGCTGCACCTGCGACGTCGCACCGAGCCTGCATGGGGCGACGCCGCCATCGCGCAGCTCGACGAGATCCTGCTGGACCACGCGCACTGCGAGAAGAAGGCCGCCGCCACTGCGATCGGCCTGGTGTTCCGCTACCCGGAGCACGCCGCACTCGCGGTGCCGCTGGCGCGACTCGCCCGCGAGGAGCTCGAGCACTTCGAGCGGGTCGTGGAGCTCGTCGAGGCCCGCGGTGGCCGCTTCGGTCGCGCGGCGCCGGCCCCCTACGCGCCGCAGCTGCTCGCCGCGGTACGGACCCGCGAGCCCGAGCGCGCGCTCGACACCCTGCTGTGCTGTGCGCTGATCGAGGCCCGCAGCTGCGATCGCATGCAGGTGCTGCACGCCGCGCTCGAGCGTGCACGCACGCGCGGCGACGCGCGGATCGACATGGCCGTGGTCGATCTCTACGGCGACCTACTGGCGTGCGAGGCCCGACACCATGGCGCCTACGTGGAGCTGGCACGCACGATCGTCGACGACCGTGCGATGGTCGACGCCCGCCTGCTCGAGCTGGCCGATCACGAGGCCGAGGTCATCGCCGCGGCGCCGGTGCTGCCACGGCTGCACGCCGCGATGGCCTGA
- the pip gene encoding prolyl aminopeptidase: protein MDDPTLYPHIEPYASGLLRVSDVHALYWEQCGNPNGKPVVFLHGGPGGGIEPRHRRFFDPRHYRIILFDQRGCGRSVPHASLVDNTTWDLVDDIERLREFVGVPRWQVFGGSWGSTLALAYAERHPERVTELVLRGIFTFADDEMAWFYGHGTRWLYPDAWAAFEGAIDAAERDDLIAAYHRRLLSDDRITREQAARAWSTWECSVAMLRQDPTLIAHCEDTTFTMAFARIECHYFVNRGFLSHGHQLLDGVDALRHIPGVIVHGRYDVICPLRNAWRLHRAWPEAELVLVEGAGHSANEAGIAAALRRATDGFAQRR, encoded by the coding sequence GTGGACGATCCGACGTTGTACCCGCACATCGAACCCTACGCCTCGGGGCTGCTGCGCGTCAGCGACGTGCACGCGCTCTACTGGGAGCAGTGCGGCAACCCCAACGGCAAGCCGGTGGTCTTCTTGCACGGCGGGCCCGGCGGTGGCATCGAGCCCCGACACCGACGCTTCTTCGATCCTCGGCACTACCGCATCATCCTGTTCGACCAGCGCGGCTGCGGCCGCAGCGTCCCGCACGCGAGCCTGGTCGACAACACCACCTGGGATCTGGTCGACGACATCGAGCGCCTGCGCGAGTTCGTCGGCGTGCCGCGCTGGCAGGTCTTCGGCGGCTCGTGGGGCAGCACGCTCGCGCTCGCCTATGCCGAGCGCCATCCCGAGCGCGTGACCGAGCTGGTGCTACGCGGCATCTTCACCTTCGCGGACGACGAGATGGCGTGGTTCTACGGCCACGGCACGCGCTGGCTGTATCCCGACGCGTGGGCCGCGTTCGAGGGCGCGATCGATGCCGCCGAGCGCGACGACCTGATCGCCGCTTACCACCGGCGGCTGTTGTCCGACGATCGCATCACGCGCGAGCAAGCCGCGCGGGCATGGAGCACGTGGGAGTGCAGCGTCGCGATGCTGCGGCAGGACCCCACGCTCATTGCCCACTGCGAAGACACCACGTTCACGATGGCGTTCGCGCGCATCGAGTGCCACTACTTCGTCAACCGCGGCTTCCTGAGCCACGGCCACCAGCTGCTCGACGGCGTCGACGCCCTGCGCCACATCCCGGGCGTGATCGTGCACGGCCGCTACGACGTCATCTGTCCGCTCCGCAACGCCTGGCGGCTGCATCGCGCGTGGCCCGAGGCCGAGCTGGTGCTGGTCGAGGGCGCGGGCCACTCGGCGAACGAGGCCGGCATCGCCGCAGCGCTGCGTCGCGCCACCGATGGCTTCGCGCAGCGCCGCTGA
- a CDS encoding MFS transporter: MRTTATVVLVVLTAINFVNYIDRYVVGAVANAIGHEFAVGDDVTGLVGSVFMVVYTVVAPISGWLGDRVQRRRIVAVAVACWSLATIGSGQASDIDTLLLMRGLVGIGEAGYATVAPTIIADLFPPDRRGRKLAWFYLAIPLGSAIGYLLGGWVGETWGWRAAFVVAGSPGLLLAVVAWFMPEPVRGNQDGVAQVQPLPLRAAWRAMASSPIWRSVTIGMTMMTFAMGGIAFWMPTFLQREYALGLGAANTAFGGVTVVAGLLGTLVGGALGDRAHARGPGGYLRVSGWGLLLGAPLVFAMPHAGGFEAALALAFFAEFALFLNTGPLNAAIVANVPPAIRASAFAVNTFCIHAFGDAGSPYLIGVVSDAAALSWAIALCGLPIAIGGAVLLHGAAKADAAAQQRAP; this comes from the coding sequence GTGCGCACCACGGCCACGGTCGTGCTCGTCGTCCTGACGGCGATCAACTTCGTCAACTACATCGATCGCTACGTCGTGGGCGCGGTCGCGAACGCGATCGGACACGAGTTCGCGGTCGGCGACGACGTCACCGGCCTGGTCGGCTCGGTGTTCATGGTGGTCTACACCGTGGTCGCGCCGATCTCGGGGTGGCTCGGCGATCGCGTGCAGCGGCGCCGCATCGTTGCGGTTGCCGTCGCGTGTTGGAGCCTCGCCACCATTGGCAGTGGTCAGGCATCCGACATCGACACGCTGCTGCTGATGCGTGGCCTGGTCGGCATCGGCGAGGCCGGCTACGCCACCGTCGCGCCGACCATCATCGCGGATCTGTTCCCGCCCGATCGACGCGGCCGCAAGCTCGCGTGGTTCTACCTCGCGATTCCGTTGGGCAGCGCGATTGGCTACCTGCTCGGTGGCTGGGTGGGGGAGACCTGGGGCTGGCGCGCGGCGTTCGTGGTCGCGGGCTCGCCCGGCTTGTTGCTCGCGGTCGTCGCATGGTTCATGCCCGAGCCGGTGCGCGGCAATCAGGACGGCGTCGCGCAGGTGCAGCCGTTGCCGCTGCGCGCCGCGTGGCGTGCGATGGCGTCTTCGCCGATCTGGCGCAGCGTCACGATCGGGATGACGATGATGACGTTCGCGATGGGTGGCATCGCGTTCTGGATGCCGACGTTCTTGCAGCGCGAGTACGCGCTCGGGCTCGGTGCCGCGAACACGGCGTTCGGTGGGGTCACGGTGGTCGCTGGCCTACTCGGCACGCTGGTCGGCGGCGCGTTGGGGGATCGCGCGCATGCACGCGGGCCTGGCGGCTACCTGCGCGTCAGCGGCTGGGGGCTGCTGCTCGGGGCCCCGCTGGTGTTTGCGATGCCCCACGCCGGTGGGTTCGAGGCCGCGCTGGCGCTGGCGTTCTTTGCCGAGTTCGCGCTGTTTCTCAACACCGGGCCCCTCAACGCGGCGATCGTCGCCAACGTGCCGCCGGCGATCCGCGCCAGCGCATTTGCAGTGAACACCTTCTGCATCCACGCGTTCGGTGACGCCGGCTCGCCGTATCTCATCGGTGTGGTGAGCGATGCGGCCGCGCTGTCGTGGGCGATCGCGCTGTGCGGCCTGCCGATCGCAATCGGCGGGGCGGTGCTGTTGCACGGCGCCGCGAAGGCCGATGCCGCGGCGCAGCAGCGCGCGCCGTAG
- the pyc gene encoding pyruvate carboxylase: protein MAVARRSIRKLMCANRGEIAIRVFRAATELGIRTVAVFSHEDRLHLHRYKADESYIVGRGRAPVAAYLDIDGIVAIAQANGVDAIHPGYGFLSERADFARACERAGIVFVGPTAEVLDALGDKTAGRKLATAAGVPVVPGTPEPTADVGQVRAFVAEHGLPIILKAAKGGGGRGMRVVRSDAELDDAFARATSEATAAFGDGSVFVERYVEHPRHIEVQILGDHHGNVIHLFERDCSVQRRHQKIVEIAPAVNFEPELRARVLADAVRLASRVSYRNAGTFEFLVDPQGRHYFIEANPRIQVEHTVTEEVTGIDLVQSQILVAGGASLPELGLVQERIELRGFAIQCRLTTEDPLRNFQPDSGRIEVFRPGEGFGIRIDAGSGYTGAEISPHYDSMLAKVIGRALDFPSAAQKLHRALAEFRVRGVQTNIPFLQNVLTHPRFLAGNVDTCSLAETPRLFRFPRRLNRAQRLLRYLGNLAVNGASTPVLSSAPPAKLEPLAPVVPNEPPPDGWRQLLLAQGPAAFAKAVRAHERLLLMDTTWRDAHQSLLATRVRTIDLLAIAPATARALSTCYSLEMWGGATFDVALRFLRECPWERLERLRELVPNIPFQMLLRGANAVGYTNYPDNVVHRFVKVARERGVDVFRVFDCLNYVDNLALGIDAVGAAGGVVEAALCYTGDVSDPRRTKYSLQYYVDLAGQLIERGTHVLAIKDMAGLLRPRAASMLVAALRKAYPDVPVHVHTHDTAASGVASMLAAADAGADVVDVALEPMAGLTSQPAMGAIIAALQGSPRACELELEAVQGLANYWEQARQLYAPFESGLKSGSADVYFHEMPGGQYTNLQFQARQLGLADRWPAIKRAYAAANHLLGDIIKVTPSSKVVGDLAQFMVQNDLAEDDVRGRAETLSVPSSVVEFLQGALGVPHGGFPEPLRTQILHGRPPIEGRPGASMPPLDFEALRRELRDRHGPHVREVDLLSSAMYPKVFDEFMAFRDVHSDVSVLPTRQFLGPLEPGEEFTIEIERGKALIVKLMTIGELREDGTREVYFELNGRARSIRVADEKAGKTVVVRERAQAGDPGSIGAPMPGAVVEVRTKPGAAVEVGTPLVVLSAMKMETVVASPVAGVVERIAVAVGDAMAAGELLCQIRVATAQASA, encoded by the coding sequence ATGGCCGTAGCGCGACGCTCGATCCGCAAGCTGATGTGTGCGAACCGCGGTGAGATCGCGATTCGAGTGTTCCGCGCCGCGACCGAGCTGGGCATTCGCACCGTCGCGGTCTTCAGCCACGAAGATCGTCTGCACCTGCACCGCTACAAGGCCGACGAGTCGTACATCGTCGGTCGCGGACGTGCGCCGGTCGCCGCGTACCTCGACATCGACGGCATCGTCGCCATCGCGCAGGCCAACGGGGTCGATGCGATCCATCCCGGCTACGGCTTCCTGTCGGAGCGGGCCGACTTCGCGCGGGCGTGCGAGCGCGCCGGCATCGTGTTCGTCGGTCCGACCGCCGAGGTGCTCGACGCGCTCGGCGACAAGACGGCGGGGCGCAAGCTCGCGACCGCGGCCGGGGTGCCGGTGGTGCCCGGGACGCCCGAGCCCACCGCCGACGTCGGGCAGGTGCGGGCGTTCGTGGCCGAGCACGGCCTGCCCATCATCCTCAAGGCCGCCAAGGGCGGTGGCGGCCGCGGCATGCGAGTGGTGCGCAGCGACGCCGAGCTCGACGACGCGTTCGCGCGCGCGACCTCCGAGGCCACCGCCGCGTTCGGTGATGGTTCGGTGTTCGTCGAGCGCTACGTCGAGCACCCGCGCCACATCGAGGTGCAGATCCTCGGCGACCATCACGGCAACGTCATCCACCTGTTCGAGCGCGATTGCTCGGTGCAGCGGCGCCACCAGAAGATCGTCGAGATCGCGCCGGCGGTGAACTTCGAGCCCGAGCTGCGCGCGCGCGTGCTCGCCGACGCGGTGCGGCTGGCCAGTCGCGTGTCGTACCGCAACGCCGGCACCTTCGAGTTCCTGGTCGATCCGCAGGGGCGCCACTACTTCATCGAGGCCAACCCGCGCATCCAGGTCGAGCACACCGTGACCGAGGAGGTCACCGGCATCGATCTCGTGCAATCGCAGATCCTCGTCGCCGGCGGGGCCTCGTTGCCCGAGCTCGGGCTGGTGCAGGAGCGCATCGAGCTGCGCGGCTTCGCGATCCAGTGCCGGCTCACCACCGAGGATCCGCTGCGCAACTTCCAGCCCGACAGCGGTCGCATCGAGGTGTTCCGGCCCGGCGAGGGCTTCGGCATCCGCATCGACGCCGGCTCGGGCTACACCGGCGCCGAGATCTCGCCGCACTACGACTCGATGCTCGCGAAGGTCATCGGCCGCGCGCTCGACTTTCCGTCGGCGGCGCAGAAGCTCCATCGCGCGCTGGCCGAGTTCCGCGTGCGCGGCGTGCAGACCAACATCCCGTTCCTGCAGAACGTGCTCACGCACCCGCGCTTCCTCGCGGGCAACGTCGACACCTGTTCCCTCGCTGAGACGCCGCGGCTGTTTCGCTTCCCACGGCGGCTCAACCGCGCGCAGCGGCTGCTGCGTTACCTCGGCAACCTCGCGGTCAATGGTGCGTCGACGCCGGTGCTCTCGAGCGCCCCGCCGGCCAAGCTCGAGCCGCTCGCGCCGGTGGTTCCCAACGAGCCCCCGCCCGATGGTTGGCGACAGCTCCTGCTCGCGCAGGGGCCCGCGGCCTTCGCCAAGGCCGTGCGCGCGCACGAGCGGCTGTTGTTGATGGACACCACCTGGCGCGACGCCCACCAGTCGTTGCTGGCCACGCGCGTGCGCACCATCGACTTGCTGGCGATCGCGCCTGCCACCGCGCGGGCGCTGTCGACCTGCTACAGCCTCGAGATGTGGGGCGGGGCGACCTTCGACGTCGCGCTGCGATTCCTTCGCGAGTGCCCGTGGGAGCGGCTCGAGCGGCTGCGCGAGCTGGTGCCCAACATCCCGTTCCAGATGCTGCTGCGCGGTGCGAACGCAGTCGGCTACACCAACTACCCCGACAACGTCGTGCATCGCTTCGTGAAGGTCGCCCGCGAGCGCGGCGTGGACGTGTTCCGGGTGTTCGACTGCCTCAACTACGTCGACAACCTCGCGCTCGGCATCGATGCGGTCGGGGCCGCCGGTGGCGTGGTCGAGGCCGCGCTGTGCTACACGGGCGACGTCTCCGACCCCCGGCGCACCAAGTACAGCCTGCAGTACTACGTCGATCTCGCGGGTCAGCTGATCGAGCGCGGCACCCACGTGCTCGCGATCAAGGACATGGCCGGGCTGCTCAGGCCCCGTGCGGCGTCGATGCTGGTCGCGGCGCTGCGCAAGGCCTATCCCGACGTGCCGGTTCACGTGCACACCCACGACACTGCGGCCAGCGGCGTGGCGTCGATGCTCGCGGCCGCCGATGCCGGGGCCGACGTCGTCGATGTCGCGCTCGAGCCGATGGCGGGCCTCACCTCGCAGCCCGCGATGGGAGCCATCATCGCCGCACTGCAGGGCTCACCGCGGGCCTGCGAGCTCGAGCTCGAGGCCGTGCAGGGCCTCGCCAACTACTGGGAGCAGGCGCGGCAGCTGTACGCGCCGTTCGAGAGCGGGCTCAAGAGCGGTAGCGCCGACGTCTACTTCCACGAGATGCCGGGCGGTCAGTACACCAACCTACAGTTCCAGGCGCGGCAGCTGGGCTTGGCCGATCGCTGGCCGGCGATCAAGCGCGCGTACGCGGCGGCCAACCACCTGCTCGGCGACATCATCAAGGTCACGCCGTCGTCGAAGGTGGTCGGCGATCTCGCGCAGTTCATGGTCCAGAACGACCTCGCCGAGGACGACGTGCGCGGTCGCGCCGAGACGTTGAGCGTGCCGAGCTCCGTGGTCGAGTTCCTGCAGGGCGCGCTCGGGGTGCCGCACGGCGGCTTCCCCGAGCCGCTGCGCACGCAGATCCTCCACGGTCGCCCGCCGATCGAAGGTCGGCCCGGCGCATCGATGCCGCCGCTCGACTTCGAGGCGCTGCGCCGCGAGCTCCGCGACCGGCACGGCCCCCACGTCCGTGAGGTCGATCTGTTGTCGTCGGCGATGTATCCCAAGGTCTTCGACGAGTTCATGGCCTTCCGCGACGTCCACAGCGACGTGTCGGTACTGCCCACGCGGCAGTTCCTCGGGCCGCTCGAGCCTGGCGAGGAGTTCACCATCGAGATCGAGCGCGGCAAGGCGCTGATCGTGAAGCTCATGACGATCGGCGAGCTCCGCGAGGACGGCACCCGCGAGGTCTACTTCGAGCTCAACGGTCGTGCCCGCTCGATCCGCGTGGCCGACGAGAAGGCCGGCAAGACCGTGGTCGTGCGCGAGCGAGCGCAAGCCGGCGATCCGGGCTCGATCGGCGCGCCGATGCCCGGGGCGGTGGTCGAGGTCCGCACCAAGCCCGGCGCTGCGGTCGAGGTCGGCACACCGTTGGTGGTGCTGAGCGCCATGAAGATGGAGACGGTGGTCGCGTCGCCGGTGGCGGGCGTCGTCGAGCGCATCGCGGTCGCGGTCGGCGACGCGATGGCGGCCGGTGAGCTGCTGTGTCAGATCCGCGTGGCGACGGCCCAGGCCAGCGCCTGA
- a CDS encoding putative DNA-binding domain-containing protein: MAAELPPGDPAMQALSAAIRLLDAPAAVRADAPAFLRGFGLDENDIAALLHKGTERFLIYRTLVHNRLRAATREFIPRAVARRGTDAFVRDFARFMQERASTSPYLRDVPGEFVAWVLPQWAADPELPPYLCDLAQHELLEGEVRNDPHGGERPTGKPVALEEPLLFDGTARLMHYAWAVHKLPYATDDRSEPEARPTTLLVFRDIDAKVRYLELTPWAACVLDQLLVNQLGVREGLQRAAAGLGEPLDDDKLAKTATLLAELSDFGVLMGAR; this comes from the coding sequence ATGGCAGCTGAGCTCCCGCCGGGCGATCCGGCCATGCAAGCGCTCTCGGCCGCGATCCGGCTGCTCGACGCGCCCGCGGCGGTGCGCGCCGACGCGCCCGCGTTCCTGCGCGGCTTCGGGCTCGACGAGAACGACATCGCGGCGTTGCTGCACAAGGGCACCGAGCGCTTCCTCATCTACCGCACGCTGGTCCACAACCGGCTGCGCGCCGCGACCCGCGAGTTCATCCCACGCGCGGTCGCGCGACGGGGGACCGACGCGTTCGTCCGCGACTTCGCGCGCTTCATGCAGGAGCGCGCGTCGACCAGCCCGTACCTGCGCGATGTGCCTGGTGAGTTCGTCGCGTGGGTGCTGCCGCAGTGGGCCGCCGACCCCGAGCTGCCGCCCTACCTCTGCGACCTCGCGCAGCACGAGTTGTTGGAGGGCGAGGTCCGCAACGACCCGCACGGCGGCGAGCGCCCCACCGGCAAGCCGGTGGCGCTCGAGGAGCCGCTGCTGTTCGACGGCACCGCGAGGCTGATGCACTACGCGTGGGCGGTCCACAAGCTGCCCTATGCCACCGATGACCGCAGCGAACCCGAGGCGCGACCGACCACGCTGCTGGTCTTCCGCGACATCGACGCGAAGGTGCGCTACCTCGAGCTGACGCCGTGGGCGGCGTGCGTGCTCGACCAGCTGTTGGTGAACCAGCTCGGCGTGCGCGAGGGCCTGCAGCGCGCCGCGGCCGGGCTCGGCGAGCCACTCGACGACGACAAGCTCGCCAAGACCGCGACCCTGCTGGCGGAGCTGTCCGACTTCGGGGTCCTGATGGGCGCGCGCTGA
- the pip gene encoding prolyl aminopeptidase — MSARRSFYPEIEPFDAGMLSVSDGHTIYYEQSGNPTGKPVVFVHGGPGGGTDPKQRRFFDPRVYRIVLFDQRGCGKSRPHASLEANTTWHLVADMEALRGHLGIARWQVFGGSWGSTLALAYAQKHPERTSELVLRGIFMLRRKELEWFYQEGASAIFPDAWEKYLAAIPSDERGDLIAAYHKRLTAADPGVRLAAARAWSVWEASTSFLYPSEDFITHAGEDAFATAFARIECHYFVNGGFFEVEDQLLRDVERIRSIPSVIVQGRYDVVCPMMSAWDLHRAWPEARFDIVPDAGHSAYEPGIVHALVEATDRFRDRIGD; from the coding sequence ATGTCTGCCCGTCGCAGCTTCTATCCCGAGATCGAGCCTTTCGACGCCGGCATGCTGTCGGTCTCGGACGGCCACACCATCTACTACGAGCAGTCGGGCAATCCGACCGGCAAGCCGGTCGTGTTCGTGCACGGTGGCCCCGGCGGTGGCACCGACCCGAAGCAGCGTCGCTTCTTCGACCCGCGGGTGTATCGCATCGTGTTGTTCGATCAGCGCGGGTGCGGCAAGAGTCGCCCGCACGCCTCGCTCGAGGCCAACACCACCTGGCACCTGGTCGCCGACATGGAGGCGCTGCGCGGGCACCTCGGCATCGCCCGCTGGCAGGTCTTCGGCGGTTCGTGGGGCAGCACGCTCGCGCTGGCCTACGCACAGAAGCATCCCGAGCGCACCAGTGAGCTGGTGCTGCGCGGCATCTTCATGCTCCGTCGCAAGGAGCTCGAGTGGTTCTACCAAGAGGGCGCCAGCGCGATCTTCCCCGACGCGTGGGAGAAGTACCTCGCGGCGATCCCCAGTGACGAGCGCGGCGATCTGATCGCGGCCTACCACAAGCGCCTCACCGCCGCCGACCCCGGCGTGCGGCTGGCGGCCGCGCGCGCGTGGAGCGTGTGGGAGGCCAGCACCAGCTTCCTCTACCCGAGCGAGGACTTCATCACCCACGCCGGCGAAGACGCGTTCGCGACCGCGTTCGCACGCATCGAGTGCCACTACTTCGTGAACGGCGGCTTCTTCGAGGTCGAAGACCAGCTGCTGCGCGACGTCGAGCGCATCCGCTCGATCCCGTCGGTCATCGTGCAGGGGCGCTACGACGTCGTGTGCCCGATGATGTCCGCGTGGGACCTGCACCGTGCGTGGCCCGAGGCGCGCTTCGACATCGTGCCTGACGCCGGCCACTCGGCGTACGAGCCCGGTATCGTCCACGCGCTGGTCGAGGCCACCGATCGCTTCCGCGATCGCATCGGCGATTGA